The following are encoded in a window of Panicum virgatum strain AP13 chromosome 5N, P.virgatum_v5, whole genome shotgun sequence genomic DNA:
- the LOC120676747 gene encoding uncharacterized protein LOC120676747 translates to MRGMRCRRRPRLGMGWLRAVLSPLRRLWCRANAVQRKKRGIYILYDDVKSCQCEDVHVLWSILVESHGLPPATPMLSLKR, encoded by the exons ATGAGAGGTATGAGATGTAGAAGGCGGCCAAGGCTCGGCATGGGGTGGCTCCGGGCCGTGCTCTCCCCGCTGCGGAGGCTCTGGTGCCGCGCCAACGCGGTGCAGCGCAAGA AGAGAGGCATCTACATCCTGTACGACGACGTCAAGTCGTGCCAATGCGAGGACGTGCACGTGCTCTGGTCGATCCTCGTGGAGTCCCACGgcctgccgccggcgaccccgatGCTGAGCCTGAAGCGGTGA
- the LOC120673616 gene encoding vacuole membrane protein KMS1-like, which produces MGRRKMSAAAAPSRSWSNVGGSVIPELRAKHKMDLENLTLTKQPLRTLHFFLLALLQYLKRLATYILSKSGLFVLLLVLVVAPGIFLVVSDGLHKKHVQEFINYAKFVLWWVSLGVASSIGLGSGLHTFVLYLGPHIALFTIKAVQCGRIDLKMAPYDTIQLKVGPSWLDKKCSEFGPPVYPASAHSVRIPVFDLLPQIQLEAVLWGIGTALGELPPYFISRAARLSGSESKAVKELDAATSKEDGRVASTLNRTKRWLLSHSQHLNFFSILILASVPNPLFDLAGIMCGQFGVPFWEFFFATLIGKAIIKTHIQTLFIVSLCNNQLLYLIEKELIWIFGHIPGFSATLPSVIAKLHAAKDKYLSPPAAVSSSSQMEDKQWNFSFTFVWNSIVWFVLLNFFIKIITSTAQDYLKKQQDMEMELVSDSKTN; this is translated from the exons ATGGGGCGCCGGAAGatgtcagcggcggcggcgccgtctcgGAGCTGGTCCAACGTGGGCGGAAGCGTCATCCCCG aacTTCGAGCGAAACACAAAATGGACTTGGAAAATTTGACGCTGACAAAACAGCCACTCAGAACGTTGCATTTTTTTCTGTTGGCCTTGTTACAATACTTGAAAAGATTAGCAACATATATCCTGAGTAAGAGTGGTTTGTTTGTTCTCCTACTTGTTCTGGTGGTAGCTCCTGGAATCTTCCTAGTTGTTTCAGATGGCTTGCACAAGAAG CATGTGCAGGAGTTCATTAACTATGCTAAATTTGTGTTATGGTGGGTTTCATTAGGTGTGGCTTCATCAATTGGACTAG GTTCTGGTTTGCATACATTTGTGCTGTATCTGGGCCCTCATATTGCTCTGTTCACTATTAAAGCTGTTCAATGTGGCCGAATTGATTTGAAAATGGCTCCATATGACACCATACAGCTAAAAGTTGGGCCATCATGGCTTGACAAGAAATGTTCAGAATTTGGACCACCTGTGTACCCAGCATCAGCTCATTCTGTTAGGATCCCAGTCTTCGACTTGCTACCTCAGATACAGCTGGAAGCAGTTCTTTGGGGCATTGGGACTGCACTTGGCGAGCTTCCCCCTTATTTCATATCACGTGCAG CTCGCCTATCAGGAAGTGAGTCAAAAGCAGTCAAGGAGCTTGATGCTGCTACTTCCAAAGAAGATGGCCGAGTAGCATCCACTCTTAATAGAACCAAGCGTTGGCTTCTTTCTCACTCACAACATCTGAACTTCTTCTCTATCTTGATACTTGCTTCG GTTCCGAACCCACTCTTTGACCTTGCTGGTATTATGTGTGGGCAATTTGGTGTGCCCTTCTGGGAGTTCTTTTTTGCAACTTTGATTGGGAAGGCTATCATCAAGACTCATATTCAG ACTCTCTTTATTGTGTCCTTGTGCAACAATCAGCTCTTGTATCTTATCGAGAAGGAATTAATCTGGATATTTGGTCACATTCCTGGGTTTTCTGCCACCCTGCCATCTGTGATTGCCAAACTCCATGCTGCAAAGGACAAGTATCTGTCGCCACCAGCAGCAGTCTCATCCTCCTCACAAATGGAG GACAAACAGTGGAATTTCTCTTTTACATTTGTCTGGAACTCTATAGTGTGGTTTGTGCTtctgaacttcttcattaagaTAATCACGTCAACAGCACAGGATTATCTAAAAAAACAACAGGACATGGAGATGGAACTTGTCTCCGATTCCAAGACTAACTAG